The proteins below come from a single Gordonia pseudamarae genomic window:
- a CDS encoding Ppx/GppA phosphatase family protein, with translation MRLGVLDVGSNTVHLLVVDAHPGGHPTPMSSTKAILRLAEQIDDDGRLVDRAADKLIDAVDEFTRIAESSGCEQIMAFATSAVRDATNCDQVLADVEAKTGVTVDVLSGTDEARLTSLAVRRWYGWSAGRILALDIGGGSLEMSNGVDEEPDVALSLPLGAGRLTREWLPDDPPDRRRISVLRDWLDAELKGAAKQLSDCGRPDMVVATSKTFRSLARLTGAAPSSAGPRVRRELTSSGLRQLIAFISRMTTSDRAELEGVSSDRAGQLVAGALVAEAAMRALDIDTLEICPWALREGVILRRLDSGLE, from the coding sequence GTGCGCTTAGGAGTACTCGATGTGGGCAGCAATACGGTCCACCTGTTGGTCGTCGACGCCCATCCGGGTGGTCATCCCACCCCCATGAGTTCGACGAAGGCGATTTTGCGCCTTGCTGAACAGATTGACGATGACGGGCGTCTGGTCGACCGCGCGGCGGACAAGCTGATCGACGCCGTCGACGAATTCACCCGTATCGCGGAGTCATCGGGATGCGAACAGATCATGGCGTTCGCCACCTCGGCGGTGCGCGATGCGACCAACTGTGATCAGGTTCTCGCCGACGTCGAGGCCAAGACGGGCGTCACGGTCGATGTCCTGTCGGGCACCGACGAGGCGCGCCTTACATCGCTGGCCGTACGCCGCTGGTACGGGTGGAGTGCGGGCCGCATCCTGGCACTGGACATCGGCGGCGGTTCGCTGGAGATGTCCAACGGGGTCGACGAGGAACCCGATGTGGCGCTGTCGCTGCCGTTGGGTGCGGGCAGGCTCACCCGCGAGTGGCTGCCCGACGATCCGCCGGACCGCCGCCGCATCTCGGTGCTGCGCGACTGGCTCGACGCCGAGCTCAAGGGTGCGGCCAAACAGCTTTCCGATTGCGGTCGGCCGGACATGGTGGTGGCCACGTCGAAGACCTTCCGCAGCCTCGCCAGGCTCACCGGGGCGGCGCCGTCGAGCGCCGGACCGCGGGTGCGTCGGGAGTTGACCTCCAGCGGTCTGCGTCAGCTGATCGCGTTCATCTCGAGGATGACCACATCCGACAGGGCCGAACTGGAAGGTGTCAGCAGCGACCGTGCCGGACAACTGGTGGCGGGTGCGCTGGTCGCCGAGGCGGCGATGCGCGCATTGGATATCGATACACTGGAAATCTGTCCGTGGGCGCTGCGGGAGGGTGTGATTCTGCGGCGGCTCGATTCCGGGCTGGAGTAG
- a CDS encoding response regulator transcription factor — protein MTHVLIVEDEKALADPLAFLLRKEGFETSVINDGAQALAAFDRINPDIVLLDVMLPGMSGTEICRALRARSGVPVIMVTARDSEIDKVVGLELGADDYVTKPYSARELIARIRAVLRRGDGGDDEVAVAVLEAGPVRMDVDRHTVAVNGESITLPLKEFDLLEYLMRNAGRVLTRGQLIDRVWGADYVGDTKTLDVHVKRLRAKIEPDPGSPKHLVTVRGLGYKLEP, from the coding sequence GTGACGCATGTACTGATCGTCGAGGATGAGAAAGCCCTGGCCGATCCGTTGGCCTTCTTGCTGCGTAAGGAGGGATTCGAGACGAGCGTGATCAACGATGGAGCGCAGGCACTCGCCGCGTTCGACCGCATCAATCCCGACATCGTTCTCCTCGATGTGATGCTGCCCGGAATGTCGGGTACCGAGATCTGCCGGGCCCTGCGCGCCCGATCAGGTGTCCCGGTGATCATGGTGACCGCCCGCGACTCGGAGATCGACAAGGTGGTGGGCCTGGAACTCGGCGCCGATGACTATGTGACCAAACCGTATTCGGCGCGTGAGCTCATCGCCCGGATCAGGGCGGTGCTGCGTCGCGGCGACGGCGGCGACGACGAGGTGGCCGTGGCGGTGCTGGAGGCGGGTCCGGTCCGGATGGACGTGGACCGGCACACCGTGGCCGTCAACGGCGAATCGATCACGTTGCCGCTCAAGGAGTTCGATCTTCTCGAGTATCTGATGCGCAATGCCGGACGGGTGCTCACCCGCGGTCAGCTGATCGACCGGGTGTGGGGTGCCGACTACGTCGGTGACACCAAAACCCTTGATGTGCACGTGAAGCGGCTGCGCGCCAAGATCGAACCGGACCCGGGGTCGCCGAAACATCTGGTGACCGTCCGTGGCCTGGGCTACAAACTGGAACCGTGA
- a CDS encoding sensor histidine kinase produces MTVALVLGAIALALAVGVAIGTLIVRPRFVGGARVPGPHAASSSVASSSVSPSSVSPSSVSFVHLEAAQSPRAVPEDAELKVSDVVGLTSDGQMTKAGLLGLIVRNSETAVAVVDQFRDVVLYNHRAVELGIVRDRLLADVVWRAAKDVLDTSAEKRFEFTPSPSTLGFVSTGRATVRNVDSVGCLVRLAVGDDAAGTERGSKAKGAAGQDERYAVIYGVDDTEHARVEATRRDFVANVSHELKTPVGAIGLLGEALLESADDVDAVSHFGTQVVGEAQRLGRMVNELLSLSRLQSGRAEGFAHVDVDALVDDALDAAALTADAAGIKLQADAPIGLGVRGDRMLLLTALNNLIVNAIAYSPENTMVSISRRRTDVDGVPMVSIAVTDRGIGIAQADQQRVFERFFRVDKARSRLTGGTGLGLAIVKHVAANHDGTIALWSKPGTGSTFTLSIPLDVLGEADDDGADDRATAVGGVPAA; encoded by the coding sequence GTGACCGTTGCTTTGGTTCTCGGCGCGATCGCACTGGCATTGGCTGTCGGCGTTGCTATCGGAACCTTGATTGTGCGACCCCGTTTCGTGGGCGGTGCCCGCGTCCCGGGGCCGCACGCCGCCTCGTCGTCGGTTGCCTCGTCGTCGGTTTCCCCGTCGTCGGTTTCCCCGTCGTCGGTTTCCTTTGTGCATCTGGAGGCGGCACAGTCGCCGCGGGCGGTCCCCGAGGACGCCGAACTGAAGGTGTCCGACGTCGTCGGCCTCACCTCGGACGGTCAGATGACCAAGGCCGGGCTTCTCGGTCTCATCGTGCGCAACTCCGAGACGGCGGTGGCCGTCGTCGACCAGTTCCGTGACGTGGTGCTCTACAACCATCGCGCCGTCGAACTGGGCATCGTGCGTGACAGGCTGCTCGCCGACGTCGTGTGGCGGGCGGCCAAGGACGTCCTCGACACCTCCGCGGAGAAGCGGTTCGAATTCACTCCCAGTCCGTCGACGCTGGGTTTCGTATCCACCGGCCGGGCCACCGTGCGTAACGTCGACTCGGTCGGCTGCCTCGTCCGGCTGGCGGTCGGTGACGACGCGGCAGGAACGGAGCGCGGGAGCAAGGCCAAGGGCGCAGCCGGCCAGGACGAGCGGTACGCGGTGATCTACGGGGTCGACGACACCGAGCACGCGCGGGTGGAGGCCACCCGCCGCGATTTCGTCGCGAATGTCTCACACGAACTCAAGACGCCGGTCGGCGCGATCGGTCTGCTCGGCGAGGCGTTGCTCGAATCAGCCGACGACGTCGACGCGGTCAGCCACTTCGGCACCCAGGTGGTGGGCGAGGCCCAGCGCCTGGGCCGGATGGTCAACGAACTGCTGTCGCTGTCGCGGCTGCAGAGTGGTCGCGCCGAGGGGTTCGCGCACGTCGATGTGGACGCGCTCGTCGACGACGCGCTGGACGCGGCGGCGCTCACCGCCGACGCCGCGGGCATCAAGCTGCAGGCCGACGCGCCGATCGGGCTCGGTGTACGGGGCGACCGGATGCTGCTGCTGACGGCGCTGAACAACCTCATCGTCAACGCCATCGCGTATTCGCCGGAGAACACGATGGTCTCGATCAGCCGTAGACGCACCGACGTCGACGGCGTGCCGATGGTGTCGATCGCGGTCACCGACCGTGGTATCGGTATCGCGCAGGCCGACCAGCAGCGGGTGTTCGAGCGCTTCTTCCGCGTGGACAAGGCGCGGTCGCGGCTGACCGGAGGGACCGGTCTGGGGCTGGCCATCGTCAAGCATGTCGCGGCCAACCACGACGGGACCATCGCGCTGTGGAGCAAACCCGGCACCGGATCGACGTTCACCCTGAGCATCCCGCTGGACGTCCTCGGCGAGGCCGACGACGACGGCGCCGACGACCGGGCCACAGCCGTCGGCGGGGTGCCCGCGGCGTGA
- a CDS encoding GNAT family N-acetyltransferase codes for MGETGTVHIKHLPGQERYEASVTSDDGTDLQVGYLDYVSEIEQVVLTHTVIYERFSGHGYAGQLVKAVLDDIRPSGKKVVPVCSYVEAYVGKHPEYADMAVSVQR; via the coding sequence ATGGGCGAAACGGGGACGGTTCACATCAAGCACCTGCCGGGTCAGGAGCGCTACGAGGCTTCGGTGACTTCGGACGACGGTACCGACCTGCAGGTCGGCTACCTCGACTATGTCTCGGAGATCGAGCAGGTGGTGCTCACCCACACGGTGATCTACGAGCGGTTCAGCGGACACGGATACGCGGGTCAGCTGGTGAAGGCGGTCCTCGACGACATCCGGCCCTCGGGCAAGAAGGTGGTGCCGGTGTGCTCGTATGTGGAGGCCTACGTGGGTAAACATCCCGAGTACGCCGACATGGCGGTCAGCGTCCAGCGCTGA
- a CDS encoding phosphoglyceromutase, whose product MSNGTLILMRHGESEWNASNQFTGWVDVALTEKGTAEAVRAGELLVEHDLLPDVLYTSLLRRAIATAQIALDKADRHWIPVVRDWRLNERHYGALQGLNKADTLEKYGNEQFMLWRRSYDTPPPAIDVDAEYSQSNDPRYADLDEVPLTECLKDVVERLIPYFTEAIAADLKAGKTVLVAAHGNSLRALVKYLDGISDEDIAGLNIPTGNPLRYDLDDQLKPLNPGGTYLDPEAAAAGAAAVAAQGQQK is encoded by the coding sequence ATGAGCAACGGCACCCTGATTTTGATGCGGCATGGCGAGAGCGAATGGAACGCGTCCAACCAGTTCACCGGTTGGGTCGACGTCGCGCTCACGGAGAAGGGCACGGCGGAGGCGGTGCGGGCGGGCGAGCTGCTCGTCGAACACGATCTGCTGCCCGACGTCCTGTACACCTCGTTGCTGCGCCGGGCCATCGCCACCGCGCAGATCGCCCTGGACAAAGCCGACCGGCACTGGATCCCGGTGGTCCGCGACTGGCGCCTGAACGAACGCCACTACGGTGCGCTGCAGGGCCTCAACAAGGCCGACACCCTGGAAAAGTACGGCAACGAGCAGTTCATGCTGTGGCGCCGCAGCTACGACACCCCGCCGCCGGCAATCGACGTCGACGCCGAGTACAGCCAATCGAACGACCCGCGGTACGCCGACCTCGACGAGGTTCCGCTGACCGAATGCCTCAAGGACGTCGTCGAGCGGCTCATCCCGTATTTCACCGAGGCCATCGCCGCCGACCTGAAGGCCGGTAAGACCGTGCTGGTCGCCGCTCATGGCAACTCGCTGCGGGCACTGGTCAAGTATCTCGACGGAATCTCCGACGAGGACATCGCCGGCCTGAACATCCCCACCGGAAACCCGCTGCGCTACGACCTCGACGACCAGCTCAAGCCGCTCAACCCGGGCGGCACCTACCTCGATCCGGAGGCCGCCGCGGCAGGCGCCGCCGCCGTCGCCGCGCAGGGACAACAGAAGTAG
- a CDS encoding ATP-binding cassette domain-containing protein → MNTTTTHAPTTDAPTTRITNYGHSPRPTAEPAIAADGLTKRFRSRTAVDAATLTIPVGTVTGLVGPNGAGKTTLLAMLLGLVRPTSETATVLGEPLTRPTAYLPKVGSLIETPAFHPSVSGRDNLRALALLGGQNAADLDELLHLVGLAGGSSPGRRCGHGDNRRTPVWILYVGMVQRQRTWRHRR, encoded by the coding sequence ATGAATACTACAACGACACACGCACCGACGACTGACGCACCGACGACACGCATAACGAACTACGGGCACTCGCCCCGACCGACCGCTGAACCCGCTATCGCGGCCGACGGACTGACCAAACGGTTCCGGTCCCGGACGGCCGTCGACGCCGCGACGCTGACCATTCCCGTCGGCACCGTCACCGGTCTGGTCGGGCCGAATGGCGCCGGTAAAACGACACTCCTGGCAATGCTGCTGGGACTGGTCCGGCCCACGTCGGAAACCGCTACCGTGCTCGGCGAACCACTGACCCGGCCCACGGCCTACCTGCCCAAGGTGGGTTCGCTGATCGAAACCCCCGCCTTCCACCCGTCCGTCAGCGGTCGGGACAACCTGCGCGCACTCGCCCTACTGGGTGGCCAAAACGCCGCTGACCTGGACGAACTCCTGCACCTGGTGGGGCTCGCCGGCGGTAGCAGTCCTGGTCGCCGGTGTGGCCACGGCGACAATCGTCGCACCCCGGTATGGATTCTCTACGTCGGAATGGTTCAGCGCCAACGGACTTGGCGGCATCGCCGGTGA
- a CDS encoding FBP domain-containing protein, with protein MKSVTRQDILSSFRGATRSEIKKVTFAVDFDAVNFDVLEFYGWRDPKMPKRSYVVIPHDAGVVALPLTRADAKPRARAMCSWCRDVNLTDEAVLYAARRAGPAGRRGDTVGVLVCKTFHCSRNVRQLPPAYHKGTDLDAIRAEQIAELTRRVDAFTNSVLAD; from the coding sequence ATGAAATCTGTTACCCGACAAGACATCCTGTCCTCATTCCGCGGCGCGACGCGCAGCGAGATCAAGAAGGTCACCTTCGCCGTGGACTTCGACGCCGTCAACTTCGACGTCCTCGAGTTCTACGGCTGGCGCGACCCGAAGATGCCCAAACGCTCCTACGTGGTCATCCCCCACGACGCCGGTGTCGTCGCCCTGCCGCTGACCCGCGCCGACGCCAAACCCCGTGCGCGAGCGATGTGTTCGTGGTGCCGCGATGTCAACCTCACTGACGAGGCCGTGCTCTACGCGGCCCGCCGCGCCGGTCCGGCCGGACGGCGAGGCGACACGGTAGGAGTGTTGGTGTGCAAGACATTCCACTGCTCCCGCAATGTCCGGCAACTGCCGCCCGCCTATCACAAGGGCACGGATCTCGACGCCATCCGAGCCGAGCAGATCGCCGAACTGACCCGCCGCGTCGACGCCTTCACCAACTCGGTCCTGGCCGACTGA
- a CDS encoding CopG family transcriptional regulator translates to MPLKKTTVMVDEADLDLIKQAAARDGRPESEYFREAFHLAAMRSRRWDQDMDIPVLDFGHAVTSDEVDELVRESIGGETKDPR, encoded by the coding sequence ATGCCTCTGAAGAAGACCACTGTCATGGTGGATGAAGCCGACCTGGACCTGATCAAACAGGCAGCCGCACGCGATGGTCGCCCCGAATCCGAATACTTCAGGGAAGCGTTTCATTTGGCAGCAATGCGGAGCCGCCGATGGGATCAGGACATGGATATACCCGTCCTGGACTTCGGCCACGCCGTAACCTCCGACGAGGTCGATGAGCTGGTGCGCGAGTCCATCGGAGGCGAGACGAAGGATCCCAGGTGA
- a CDS encoding PIN domain-containing protein has protein sequence MILIGDTSGMVATFNVRDPEHDAARAALQMAGLIVVSPLVLHEVEHVVTRNINRDAAYGINDWLLAQERAGRVELATISADTLRTSRIVQNKYRALTLDLADAVNVSLAERYETAAILTLDRRDFRAVRPLTGHAAFRLLPDDL, from the coding sequence GTGATCCTCATCGGCGACACATCAGGTATGGTCGCCACCTTCAACGTCAGAGATCCTGAGCATGATGCCGCGCGGGCGGCTCTACAGATGGCGGGATTGATCGTTGTGTCTCCCCTCGTATTGCACGAGGTCGAGCATGTCGTCACCCGAAATATCAACCGGGACGCCGCGTATGGGATCAACGATTGGCTGTTGGCGCAGGAGCGGGCCGGCCGGGTGGAACTGGCGACGATCTCCGCGGATACCCTGCGCACCTCACGCATAGTCCAGAACAAGTATCGGGCCCTTACGCTGGACCTCGCGGATGCGGTCAACGTTTCGCTCGCCGAGCGCTATGAAACCGCCGCGATACTGACTCTCGACAGACGCGACTTCCGAGCGGTCCGACCACTGACCGGCCACGCCGCGTTCCGGCTACTACCCGATGATCTCTAA
- a CDS encoding AMP-binding protein, producing MSFKNPYPDVEIPNVSVYDFLFGSIADEDLDRVALVDPKAGTETTYAALIAQINAAAGALAARGIGVGDVVGILSPNVPAFATVFHGVLRAGATATTLNALFTANEIEKQLIDSKAKILITVSPLYEHAAEAAKRVGLGDENLIVLDGEGLEKSGHPNAVDLLAPNHPAPEVSFDPATHIAVLPYSSGTTGNPKGVKLSHTNLVANVAQIQPLQSMSRDDAIIAVLPFFHIYGMTVLLNAALYARARLVIMPRFDLVEFLENIQNHKITYAFIAPPVAVALAKHPIIDNYDLSSLHTMLSGAASLDAELGNAVAERLDLHMLQGYGMSELSPVSHLIPTDSRGVLGKDEPPLSSIGWAVPNTENKLIDPATGDEIGIPDSGVSEPGELWVKGPNVMLGYLNNDQATADTIDAEGFLHTGDMATVDADGCVYIVDRLKELIKYKGYQVPPAELEALLLTNPKIADAAVIGVIEEETGEEIPKAFVVRQSGAEIDEAEVMEFVAERVAPYKKVRVVEFIDVVPKSASGKILRKDLRK from the coding sequence ATGAGCTTCAAGAACCCGTATCCCGATGTCGAAATCCCCAACGTCAGCGTGTATGACTTTCTTTTCGGTTCCATCGCCGACGAGGATCTGGATCGGGTCGCTCTCGTCGATCCCAAGGCGGGGACCGAAACCACCTACGCCGCCCTGATCGCGCAGATCAACGCCGCCGCAGGCGCGCTCGCCGCCCGCGGTATCGGTGTCGGCGACGTGGTGGGCATCCTCTCGCCCAATGTGCCCGCCTTCGCGACCGTCTTCCATGGCGTGCTGCGTGCGGGCGCCACCGCGACCACCCTCAACGCGCTGTTCACCGCCAACGAGATCGAGAAGCAGCTGATCGACTCCAAGGCCAAGATTCTCATCACGGTCTCGCCGCTGTACGAGCACGCCGCCGAGGCCGCCAAGCGCGTCGGACTCGGTGATGAGAACCTGATCGTCCTCGACGGCGAGGGGCTGGAGAAGTCCGGCCACCCCAACGCCGTCGACCTGCTGGCCCCCAACCATCCCGCACCCGAGGTGTCATTCGACCCCGCCACCCACATCGCGGTGCTGCCGTACAGCTCTGGAACCACGGGAAATCCCAAGGGTGTCAAGCTGTCCCACACCAACCTTGTGGCCAATGTGGCGCAGATCCAGCCGCTGCAGTCGATGAGCCGCGACGACGCCATCATCGCGGTGCTGCCGTTCTTCCACATCTATGGCATGACCGTGCTGCTCAACGCGGCGCTCTACGCACGTGCCCGCCTGGTCATCATGCCGCGCTTCGACCTCGTCGAGTTCCTGGAGAACATCCAGAACCACAAGATCACCTACGCGTTCATCGCGCCGCCGGTGGCCGTGGCGCTGGCCAAGCATCCGATCATCGACAACTACGATCTGTCGTCGCTGCACACCATGCTCTCTGGTGCCGCCTCGCTCGACGCCGAACTCGGCAACGCCGTCGCCGAACGTCTGGATCTGCACATGCTGCAGGGCTACGGCATGAGTGAACTGTCACCGGTCAGCCACCTCATCCCCACCGACTCGCGCGGGGTGCTCGGCAAGGACGAGCCGCCGCTGTCGTCGATCGGCTGGGCCGTGCCCAACACCGAGAACAAGCTGATCGACCCGGCGACCGGCGACGAGATCGGCATCCCGGATTCGGGTGTGTCCGAGCCCGGTGAGCTGTGGGTGAAGGGGCCGAACGTGATGCTCGGCTACCTGAACAACGACCAGGCCACCGCCGACACCATTGACGCCGAGGGCTTCCTGCACACCGGCGACATGGCCACCGTCGACGCCGACGGCTGCGTCTACATCGTCGACCGGCTCAAGGAACTCATCAAGTACAAGGGCTACCAGGTGCCGCCGGCCGAGCTGGAGGCGCTGCTGCTGACCAACCCGAAGATCGCCGACGCCGCGGTCATCGGCGTGATCGAGGAGGAGACCGGTGAGGAGATCCCGAAGGCGTTCGTGGTCCGCCAGTCCGGTGCCGAGATCGACGAGGCCGAGGTGATGGAATTCGTCGCCGAGCGTGTCGCCCCGTACAAGAAGGTGCGCGTGGTCGAGTTCATCGACGTCGTGCCCAAGTCGGCGTCGGGGAAGATCCTGCGTAAGGACCTGCGCAAGTAG
- a CDS encoding DUF433 domain-containing protein: MAARITSDPSIMGGTPCIKGTRIPVSTVLKIVAEYLSVDAVLAEYPTLSRDAIQACLHYGADQASILPIQRTV, encoded by the coding sequence ATGGCTGCAAGAATCACCTCCGACCCCTCCATCATGGGTGGCACTCCATGCATCAAAGGCACCCGAATCCCCGTGTCGACGGTGCTCAAGATCGTCGCCGAATACTTGTCGGTCGACGCCGTGCTCGCGGAGTATCCGACACTGAGCCGCGACGCCATTCAGGCATGCCTTCACTATGGTGCGGATCAGGCTTCAATCCTGCCCATCCAGCGTACAGTTTGA
- a CDS encoding DUF4288 domain-containing protein: protein MTSRNPYIAILVFEYNSNVEGFQSLYREDTVLIHAASEESARHLAQKKAR, encoded by the coding sequence TTGACGAGTAGAAATCCTTATATAGCAATACTGGTCTTCGAATACAATTCGAATGTGGAAGGATTTCAGTCGCTCTACCGTGAAGATACAGTTCTGATCCATGCTGCTTCGGAGGAGTCGGCGCGACATCTCGCGCAGAAGAAGGCCAGGTGA
- a CDS encoding MspA family porin has protein sequence MSRDAFLGGKIRAEITGPRGKLIQNGKFETGYQIGYPISFAPSGVSIMIATPSIIVGGSVAIKVPTKDEPSTVSGEIHAEAMIVPSHTMSFTVERGGIKVIPTQTLRRVDRMKS, from the coding sequence ATGAGCCGCGACGCGTTTCTTGGCGGGAAAATCCGCGCTGAGATCACCGGGCCACGTGGAAAATTGATCCAGAATGGCAAGTTCGAGACAGGGTATCAGATCGGATATCCGATATCGTTTGCGCCGAGCGGAGTTTCGATCATGATCGCTACTCCGAGCATTATCGTTGGCGGTTCAGTGGCAATCAAGGTGCCGACAAAGGATGAACCCTCTACGGTGAGTGGCGAGATTCATGCAGAGGCCATGATTGTCCCGTCTCACACCATGTCCTTTACGGTTGAGCGTGGGGGAATTAAGGTCATTCCGACACAAACGTTACGAAGAGTCGACAGGATGAAAAGTTGA
- a CDS encoding type III secretion system chaperone family protein, with product MGYTEIAQIVKSALEEREIAYDTKGSGGAQTEHVVVELPGEKKLKTTVLLTAEQHGLRVEAFVCRHPDEDFEQVYKYLLKRNRRIYGVAYTLDNVGDIYLVGRISADAVTPDEIDRVLGQILEAADSDFNILLEIGFHTSIQREWAWRVSRGEPLHNLRAFEHIIDKDEKG from the coding sequence ATGGGGTACACCGAGATCGCCCAGATCGTGAAGTCCGCGCTCGAGGAGCGCGAGATCGCCTACGACACCAAGGGGTCCGGTGGTGCGCAGACCGAGCATGTCGTCGTCGAGCTGCCCGGCGAGAAGAAGCTCAAGACCACCGTGCTGCTGACCGCCGAACAGCACGGCCTGCGGGTGGAGGCCTTTGTGTGCCGGCATCCCGACGAGGACTTCGAGCAGGTGTATAAGTACCTGCTCAAGCGCAACCGGCGCATCTACGGGGTCGCGTACACGCTCGACAACGTGGGAGACATCTATCTCGTCGGTCGGATCTCGGCCGACGCGGTCACCCCCGACGAGATCGACCGGGTGCTCGGGCAGATCCTCGAGGCCGCCGACAGCGACTTCAACATTCTGCTTGAGATCGGCTTCCACACCTCCATTCAGCGCGAATGGGCCTGGCGCGTCTCCCGCGGCGAACCCCTGCACAACCTGCGGGCGTTCGAGCACATCATCGACAAGGACGAGAAAGGGTAG
- the mshA gene encoding D-inositol-3-phosphate glycosyltransferase produces the protein MSVIPVPRRVALISVHTSPLAQPGTGDAGGMNVYVWQTATRLARRGVKVEIFTRATSSSDAPVVDAAPGVLVRHVAAGPFEGLDKQDLPGQLCAFTAGVLRAEAMNEPGYYDLIHSHYWLSGQVGWLARDRWSVPLVHTAHTLAAVKNASLAKGDTAEPRLREIGEQQVVDEADRLVANTATEATELVSMYGADPDRIDIVTPGADLDCYTTGSTAAARAELGLNPDERIVTFVGRIQPLKAPDVLLAAAAPLIHRARQAGSGVPPLRVLIVGGPSGSGLERPGVLIEQAAQLGIADAVTFLPPQPSRRLADVYRASDLVAVPSYSESFGLVAIEAQACGTPVIAADVGGLSVAVADGRSGLLVPGHDIDTWTSELESVLGQPDRLAELAAAARGHAEQFSWEHTADQLLLSYGRAMDSLESSKHAVLTEHLSRKGSLGLTEGIGQRMRRSWLRRRTRVGA, from the coding sequence ATGTCCGTGATCCCGGTGCCGCGTCGTGTCGCACTGATCTCCGTGCACACCTCGCCGCTGGCGCAGCCGGGAACGGGCGACGCGGGCGGAATGAACGTGTACGTGTGGCAGACCGCCACGCGGCTCGCCCGGCGCGGCGTGAAGGTCGAGATCTTCACGCGCGCCACGTCGTCGTCCGACGCGCCCGTCGTCGACGCCGCGCCCGGGGTGCTCGTGCGGCATGTGGCCGCCGGGCCGTTCGAGGGCCTGGACAAACAGGATCTGCCCGGTCAGTTGTGCGCGTTCACCGCGGGGGTGCTGCGCGCCGAGGCGATGAACGAGCCCGGCTACTACGATCTGATCCACTCGCACTACTGGCTGTCGGGGCAGGTGGGCTGGCTCGCCCGCGACCGCTGGAGCGTTCCGCTGGTGCACACCGCCCACACGCTGGCCGCCGTCAAGAACGCGTCCCTGGCCAAGGGTGACACCGCCGAGCCCCGGCTGCGCGAGATCGGTGAACAGCAGGTGGTGGACGAGGCCGACCGGCTGGTCGCCAACACCGCCACCGAGGCCACCGAGCTGGTGTCGATGTACGGCGCCGACCCCGACCGGATCGACATCGTCACACCCGGCGCCGACCTCGACTGTTACACAACGGGTTCAACGGCCGCGGCGCGGGCCGAGCTGGGTCTGAACCCGGACGAGCGGATCGTCACCTTCGTCGGCCGCATCCAGCCGCTCAAGGCGCCCGACGTCCTGCTCGCCGCGGCCGCGCCGCTGATCCACCGTGCCCGGCAGGCGGGTTCGGGTGTGCCGCCGCTGCGGGTGCTGATCGTCGGCGGCCCCTCGGGATCCGGCCTCGAACGGCCCGGCGTGCTGATCGAACAGGCGGCGCAACTGGGCATTGCCGATGCCGTGACATTTCTGCCGCCGCAACCCTCGCGGCGCCTCGCCGATGTGTATCGGGCGTCGGATCTGGTTGCGGTGCCCAGTTATTCGGAGAGCTTCGGGCTGGTTGCCATCGAGGCGCAGGCATGTGGCACCCCGGTGATCGCGGCCGACGTCGGCGGGCTGAGTGTGGCCGTCGCCGACGGTCGCAGCGGACTGCTGGTGCCCGGGCACGATATCGACACCTGGACATCTGAATTGGAAAGCGTTCTGGGACAACCGGACCGGCTCGCGGAGCTGGCAGCCGCGGCGCGCGGACATGCCGAACAGTTCTCCTGGGAGCACACCGCCGACCAGTTGCTGCTCAGCTACGGCAGGGCGATGGATTCCCTCGAATCATCCAAACATGCTGTTCTCACAGAGCATCTGAGCCGAAAGGGTAGCCTCGGACTCACCGAGGGCATCGGTCAACGAATGCGCCGGAGCTGGTTGCGGCGCCGCACACGTGTGGGTGCCTGA